Proteins from one Rosa chinensis cultivar Old Blush chromosome 7, RchiOBHm-V2, whole genome shotgun sequence genomic window:
- the LOC112175681 gene encoding uncharacterized protein LOC112175681 isoform X2, producing MEQHLRGSQSPIDVFKYRRRQLSPLAPLQNLIAPQPGDGVSVAGSYGSKGQLPKQIVGLIIANCSLMAQMCKSTTSSGLCTPSPKSHVAHQVMASAVTEAAAAALTSSPKPNNTSELLSSAARTGHPKMMALRLSCRQLNYLHRTKMWMHPALLG from the exons ATGGAACAGCACTTGCGAGGTTCTCAGTCGCCGATCGACGTCTTCAAGTACCGCCGTCGTCAACTGTCGCCGCTTGCGCCCCTGCAGAATCTGATCGCGCCGCAGCCGGGTGACGGCGTTTCGGTTGCCGGAAGCTACGGCTCCAAAGGCCAg TTGCCCAAGCAAATTGTTGGACTCATAATAGCAAATTGCTCTTTGATG GCACAGATGTGCAAGTCTACAACTAGCTCAGGATTATGCACACCCAGCCCAAAGTCCCACGTCGCCCATCAGGTCATGGCGTCAGCTGTTacagaagcagcagcagcagcgttAACCTCATCGCCAAAGCCAAATAACACCAGCGAGTTACTGTCATCAGCTGCAAGGACTGGTCACCCCAAGATGATGGCATTGAGGTTATCTTGCCGCCAACTGAATTACCTTCATCGAACGAAGATGTGGATGCATCCAGCACTGCTGGGTTGA
- the LOC112175681 gene encoding uncharacterized protein LOC112175681 isoform X1 has translation MEQHLRGSQSPIDVFKYRRRQLSPLAPLQNLIAPQPGDGVSVAGSYGSKGQFVHGKENLHPTSFPAKNQSEAQMCKSTTSSGLCTPSPKSHVAHQVMASAVTEAAAAALTSSPKPNNTSELLSSAARTGHPKMMALRLSCRQLNYLHRTKMWMHPALLG, from the exons ATGGAACAGCACTTGCGAGGTTCTCAGTCGCCGATCGACGTCTTCAAGTACCGCCGTCGTCAACTGTCGCCGCTTGCGCCCCTGCAGAATCTGATCGCGCCGCAGCCGGGTGACGGCGTTTCGGTTGCCGGAAGCTACGGCTCCAAAGGCCAg TTTGTGCATGGTAAAGAAAATCTGCATCCAACTTCTTTCCCTGCCAAGAACCAATCCGAG GCACAGATGTGCAAGTCTACAACTAGCTCAGGATTATGCACACCCAGCCCAAAGTCCCACGTCGCCCATCAGGTCATGGCGTCAGCTGTTacagaagcagcagcagcagcgttAACCTCATCGCCAAAGCCAAATAACACCAGCGAGTTACTGTCATCAGCTGCAAGGACTGGTCACCCCAAGATGATGGCATTGAGGTTATCTTGCCGCCAACTGAATTACCTTCATCGAACGAAGATGTGGATGCATCCAGCACTGCTGGGTTGA
- the LOC121050678 gene encoding sister chromatid cohesion 1 protein 1-like gives MPEIVFRLATQLDSVDVGEPLNDNAAEGDQHQNLHQANVPHPSLSHSADPEDITLPKCYDPSDAHADLFNPRFERFEIEGDNVDLTSGEPTHIRPPSPNYLIPSPPRQDQHQEGQQANNVFAEVVQMQDVQENAQQRQRPIRRRKRKTLPLRSVLSSSSGKGVDKNSSEVNSGWKRRYSSKDSNDGLEPVSEDNGYDHPDPNFKVSRLSGNGPTPEQELLMETGPTQTQQPIINQPLEKVTDAIRMELKSHFEIPGGPQVESLNDLTAGMNRRGAALLFYQTCVLATRDFVKVKQNAPYEDILMTRGPKITRAGMS, from the exons ATGCCTGAGATAGTTTTCCGGCTGGCTACA CAACTGGATAGTGTAGATGTGGGAGAACCACTTAACGATAATGCAGCGGAGGGAGATCAACATCAGAACTTACATCAAG CAAATGTACCCCACCCCTCTCTCTCGCATTCAGCTGATCCTGAGGATATCACATTGCCTAAATGTTATGATCCATCAGATGCACATGCAGATTTGTTCAACCCTCGCTTTGAGAG ATTTGAAATTGAGGGAGATAACGTAGACCTCACATCAGGAGAGCCCACACATATTCGACCACCTTCTCCAAATTATCTAATACCTTCTCCACCTCGTCAAGACCAGCATCAGGAAGGACAGCAGGCTAATAATGTGTTTGCTGAAGTGGTGCAGATGCAGGATGTTCAAGAGAATGCTCAACAGAGGCAGAGGCCTATAaggaggagaaagagaaaaacacTGCCTCT GAGATCCGTCCTGAGCTCCTCATCTGGGAAGGGAGTTGACAAAAACAGTTCAGAAGTCAATTCAGGATG GAAAAGGCGTTATTCATCTAAAGATAGCAACGATGGACTTGAACCAGTGTCGGAGGATAATGGATATGATCACCCTGATCCAAACTTCAAGGTATCAAGGTTATCTGGAAATGGCCCAACACCTGAGCAAG AACTATTGATGGAAACTGGACCGACACAGACACAACAACCAATCATCAATCAGCCACTGGAAAAAGTGACTGATGCAATTCGAAT GGAACTGAAATCCCATTTTGAAATACCGGGTGGCCCTCAAGTAGAATCCCTGAACGACCTCACTGCTGGAATGAATCGAAGAGGAGCGGCTTTGCTTTTCTATCAAACTTGTG TTCTTGCTACTCGTGATTTTGTAAAAGTTAAACAAAATGCCCCTTACGAGGATATTCTCATGACTAGAGGACCAAAGAT AACTCGTGCTGGAATGAGCTAG